CCAAGGCTCCTGGATCAGACGGTACAACCATTCTACACCCATGCGCTGCCATAGTAAAGGGGCTCGTTTTACCTTCCCCGCCAGAACGTCGAAGCTCCCCCCGACTCCCATCCCCAAGGCGACGGGGAGATGGCGCAGGTGTTCTTCCAGCCAATATTCTTGCTTCGGTACGCCTAATCCTGCGAAGAGGAGATGAGGTTGAAAGGAGGCGATCTCCTCCAATATCTTCGTCTCCTCCTCTTTTTTAAAATAACCGTGGTGAGCCCGGACTAGAAGGCGAGGATATTTCCCCTCTATGGTCTTTCGCGCTTTTTCGATTCCTTCAGGGGTGCTGCCGAGAAGATAGACGCGCCATTCCCTCTCCGCTCCGAAGCGAAAAAGCTCCGTCATGAGGTCAAAGCCTGCGATCCTCTCGGGATAGGGTCGTCCCAGAAGTTTCCCCGCTAGGATGATGCCGATTCCGTCGGGAACGATAACTCTCCCTTCTCCCGTTAGGATTCCCTGAAACCGTTTTTCCTTCCGTGAGAGCATCACCATCTCCGGATTGCCGGTGATAACCCGCAACGGAGAATGGACCAAGGACGAGGCGTCCCGATAGGACTTCTCCAAATCGCCTTCCCTCTCTTCCACTTGCCGGATGAGAAGGTTTACCATCTCGTGAAAACGGACGGCGGCGAAAGGGATATGAAACAAGGGCTGTGTGGGCAAATCCATCCAAAGATCCCCTCTTTTAAGACGTAAAAAAACGAGGAAGGTTGCACCTTGCCTCTTTCTTTTTTTCGAACACGATTATATCCTATTTCTCTGCGAAGGTCCACTAGGGGATGATCTCCATCTACGTCGATTCAGGGTTCTCGTAAAATCGGCAGGATAGAAAAAATGATGGTAGACTCGTTATTTTTTGACCGCATCCACGATTTTGAACATCTCGGCCCGCTTCTCTTCGATCTGAGGATCGATCTTCTTCCCTTCTTCGAGGAGGGAAGCCGCTTCATTGGCTTGTCCCAGTTTCTCTTTGGCGATGCTTAGCCAAAGGAAGGCATCTGCCTTGGTCGCCGGATCTCCGCTTCCCTTCAGGGGATCGAGGAGAGCGGTCCCCTTCTCGGATTGGCCAAGGAGTATGAGGGCTTGTCCGCCGTATCGCCGGATCGGTTCGGTGAAGGCAAATTCCGGATAGCGTTGCGATTCGATCTGTTGATCCAGAATGCCCCGTTTCCGTTCGATCTCCGTAAGACGTGCCGCCACCTCCCGCAGTAGAGATAGGCCCTCTTCCTTCTTTCCATTTTGGAAATGTAGAATTGCAACCTGAGTGGCAAAGGAGATGTATTGCTCGTAAGCGGGAAGGAACCACTTACCGTTTTCCAGTCCCTTTTCCGTGTACTCCAGCGCTTTGATTCCATCCCCATATTGCCCGAAGAAGGAAGCCACTTTCAAATAGGTTTGGGTGTTATACCGATCAAGGGCCAGGATGCGCTCCCCTTCCGCCATGCCTTCCCTCACAAGTTCCTCTCCCCCGTTTCGCCGGCTCTTCTGACCGAGAAGATCCATCCGCATCAGCCGGTAATCGACGCTTACGGGTTTTAAGGAAATTTTCCGCTCTACATTGGCGAGGGCCTGGGCGGCGGAAAGGCCGCTCATAGGAATCGATTCGGCGTAGGCGTAGAGGAGCATGAAGAAGGCCGGAATGAAGGCGAGGAGGAGAAAAGAGATTTTCGCCCCCTGTACATAAGCCCGCCTTTTATACTCGGTCAAAAAGGGAAAGCGAAGCTCCACCCTTTCCCTTCTCCCTTCACTGTAAAGGAGAGCGAGACAAGAGATGAAAAGAAGGGCATAATAACCATAAGACATATCAAAGTCGACGAGGCTGTGCAAAAAAAGCATCATTCCCGTCACGAAAGGAAGCCCTATCCGGTAGAGGACGGCATCGGAGAAGTTCTCCTTCCGCAGCACGCGAAAAAGGGTATAGAGGAGAATCCCAAAAAAGGTCAGGAAGAGAAGGGTGCCGACCACCCCGGTATCGACCAGGATCTTCATGGCAAAGCTATGGGTCTGGGAGGAGTAGTAGGGAAGGGTCTCATATTTCAAGAAAAGTCCCTTCCATGCATTCCCCCCTGCCCCGATCAGCCAATGCTCCTTAAACAGGGCGATGCTGTCCTCGTAAAAGGTGCCTCGCTCGGCGACGCTCCGGGTGGTGAGGTTGATGTCGGAGAGGCGCCCTTTAATCGTATCCGGAAGAAGCTCCACAAAAGCAGGCGTCTGGATCAGGGTGAAAGAACCGATTCCCGCAAGGAGAAGGAAAGCAGGGAGGAGGAATCGGCCCACTCTTCCCCGCGGCGCCTTTTCCCACCGCTTCAAAAGCCAAGCCAGTCCCAAGGAGAGCAAGGCGTAGAGGAAACCTGCTCCCAGGAGCAAAAGGAGGAAGAGGGCGTTCTTTTCCTTTACATATTGATCGTAAACGGGGAGAAGGGGGAGGGAAACCGCCCCGAGCAAGAGGGTGGAGAGGACGAAGTGAAGTTGGCGCCTGAGACTGAGAAAGAAAAGGGCGAGAAACCAGACGATCGGAAAGAGAAGCCATGCGGCCCGGGATTGGCTGTAGATAAAGATGAAGAGGAGGGCGGGCAGGAAGAGGGCATACAGGAAGGAAAGAATGCTTCCCGGATCCGGTTTGGAGTGAACCGGGGTGAAACGGTCTGCTTTCCCGCTCAGATGAAAGAGTGTCCCGATCATCAAGGCGGCCACAACCGCGGCTAAGGTATTGGGGTATTGGAGAACCGAAGAGATGCGGTTTCCTAAAATGGCATCTTGGAACGAAACCAATCCGAACTGGGCAAAGAGGCCGAAGAGGCTTACCCAGAGCATGGAAAGTAGGAGCCCATGGAAGAGAAAGGGCTTGGTCTCTTCATTCAGGAGAAGAATGAGGGCGAGAAAGGTGAGAAAGTAAGTCACCCACCGAAAAGCTTCGTCATAGGCCAGGGCGGGAACGATGCCTTGAAATGCCGAAAGGAAATAAACGAGAAGAATCCCAAAGACCAGATACGGAAGGGGTGTCTGAAACAGTTCTTCCGTCCCCTTCTTCCAATAGATGCCGAGGACGAGGAGGGAGAGTCCCGTAAGGATTACATCGGCGTAAATCATGTCCTGGTCGAAAAATAATCCCCGGAAGTAGGGGATGATGAGGAGTGCCAAAGCATAGAGGGAGATCAAGTAGTAACCTGTTCTCCCCACAGAATGGTGTATGGAAGAAGCGCCCGGCGGGGATTTTCTCGTCGGATTTCCGAAGTGGATATTTTGGGTTGGCTTTTTCTTGGCGCTGTTCCCTGAGGCCATATGATTCTCTATGTGATGTTCGGCAGGGTTTAACGTAGATTCGGCGTGTTTCCGTTTTCTCGACATGGGTCTCCTCCATCCGATTCGATTCTGTCGACAAGGGTCTTGTCCGGTTGTACGATGACGAATTTTGCTACTCTTATGATACCCGCCCGCCTTCCACATGTCCAGAAGCGAATGAAAATAGTACCCCCTGCCGCCAAGCTGCGGGTTACAGCGTGAAGGCGGGAATAAGATAGCCGACGTTCTCGCCGCGGGTATTCTTGATGGGGGGATGGCGATATTCGACGAGGCGATCCTCACCTTCCTGATCCAAGAGGCCCAATTGGCGGATAACCGATAGGATGACGGGGGGAACGGCTCTTCCATTTCCATCCTCCACCTTCATCACCACACTGATTCCTTCCTGGCGGTCTCCCAGGAAGAAGACGCCTTCCGCCCCCGCCTTTCCGATCAGCCTTCCTTGGGCGGCCTTCATCAGGTCGGTGTCGAAGCGCTTCATCCCCGCCACCATCTCCGGGTGAGCCACCATGGCATCGGCAATGCGGCGAATGGCTTCTGCCCGTTCCGCTTTCTGCCGGGTCGGTTTCGCCATCTGCGCGAAGGCAACCCCCCAGTAATATAAGGGCATGGCGAAGGTGGGAACCCCGCAGCCGTCCACCCCGATCCCGATGTTCTCCTTCGGATAGCCGGAAAGTTCGCCGATAACGGCGAGATTCCGCTGCTGTACCGGATGGGAGAGTTCCAGGTAGCTCTCCAACGGTTCACCCAGATGTTTCGCGGTAATCAGCATGCCGGCGTGCTTGCCGGAGCAGTTGTTATATACAGGGGTGAGGCTTCTTCCCTCCAAGACCGCTTTTTTATATGCCTCTTCATCCCTGGGGATATGAGGCCCGCAGCGAAGGTTCTCCTCTCCAAGCCCCGCCTTCGCCAAGATCTTCAGGACTCTCGTCGTGTGTCTCTCCTCCCCGCTGTGGGAGGCGCAGATGAGGCTAAGGTCTGCTTCATCCAGTCCAAAAGCATCCACCGCCCCCGATTCGACCACCGGGATGGCTTGCATAGGTTTCGATGAAGAACGGGCAAAGGTGATGCGAAACGGGTCCCCATAGGAATAGAGGAGCTTGCCGTCGCTGTTTACGACGGCAATGTGGCCGTCGTGGCTCGATTCGATCTGACCTCCCCTGTAAACGTGGACGAGCGCAGTACGATACATCTTTATTCCCCCTTCGGTGCGGTCACCTGGCCGTTATGTTGTTCGCATCGCGTCGATCGCGCATGAAGAAATGATCTCCCGCCCTGTTCAGCGGGAGAAAAAACGTTTCGTCCGGACCGTTTTCGTCCAGGATTTTGTTTGGCTCCTCTTTAAACCTGAATCCGAGCCATCACATCGGTCTTCAGAGCCTCCAAAAGATTCTCAGCGGTTGTAAGATCATCGGCCACGGTTCCGAAATAAATCTTTATCTTCGGCTCTGTCCCGGAAGGGCGAACGGCAAACCAGGAACCTCCTTCCAAAGTGTAGCGGAGGACATCGGAAAGGGGAAGGCCGGTCGCCTCTTCCCTGCCCTCTTTCAGATGGTAGGTGATTCCCTTCTTGTAATCGCTGATGATTTGGACCGAAAGACCGGCCGCCTCCTCGACGGGATGTTCCCGCAGAGAGGACATGATCTTCTTGATCCTCTCGCTTCCCTCCAACCCCTTTAAGGTTATGGAGACGAGCCCTTCCCGATACGTCCCGTATTTTTTATAAAGATCCAAAAGAGCATCGTATAAGGTTTTCCCTTGCCGTTTATAGGAGAGGGCCATTTCTGCGATGAGGAGGCAGGCCTGCACGGCATCCTTATCCCGGACGAAATCGCCGACCAGATATCCATAACTTTCTTCGTACCCGAAGAGGAATTTTTTCTCCCCGGTCTCTTCAAATTCTTTTATCTTCTCCCCGATAAATTTAAAACCGGTCAGAACATCAAGCGTCTCGATCCCATAAGAGGAGGCGATGGCCCGGCCCAGTTCGGAAGTGACGATGGTTTTAATCACCACTCCATTCTTCGGAAGATCCCCCTTCTTCTGCCGCTCGGAGAGGAGATAATGAAGGAGGAGCGCTCCGGTCTGGTTCCCGGTAAGGACCACATATTCCCCGCTCCGGTCCTGTACGACGGCGCCCACCCGGTCGGCGTCAGGGTCGGTCCCCAGGATGAGGTCGGCACCCAAGCGTTTCGCCTCTTCGATGGCGAGGGTGAAGGCGGCCCTCTCCTCCGGATTGGGCGACTTGACGGAATGGAAATCGGGATCGGGGAGTTCCTGTTCTTTCACAACGTGCAAGCGGCTAAAACCGACCCGGGAGAGGATCTCACGCACCGGCCGGTTTCCCGTGCCGTGAAGAGGCGTGTAAACGATGGTTAACGCCTCCCCATGCCGGCGGATCATATCCGGTTGGAGAACGAGCTCCTGAAGGCGTGCGTAATATCGCTCATCCAGTTCTTTTCCGATGGAAACAAGGAGCCCTTCCTTGATCGCCTCTTCCTTAGAAAGGGGCTTCAGGGAGAGTTCATCCTCCACCCGGTCGATTTCCTTCATTAAAGCATCGGCGATCATCGGGGGGATCTGTCCTCCGTCCTCCCAGTACACTTTATACCCGTTGTATTCCGGGGGATTGTGGCTCGCGGTAATCATGATGCCTGCGACGGCTTTTAGCTCGCGCACGGCAAAAGATAATTCCGGAGTAGGACGCAAATCATCGAAGAGATAAGCTTTTACCCCGTGCCGGTTGAGCAGCAGGGCGGATTCTTCTGCGAAGGGGCGGGATTTGTGCCTTGAGTCATGGGAAAGGACGACTCCCCGGTTTTTTGCTTCCGGTCCCACTTTTTCTATGTAACGGGCCAACCCTTCGGTAGCCCGAAGTACCGTATAGCGATTCATCCGGTTGGTACCCACTCCCAACTCTCCCCGCATTCCCCCGGTGCCAAACTCCAAGTAGCGGTAGAATCGTTCGTTCAGCTCTTCCGGGCTTAATGCCTTGAGTTCCTGATAGAGCTCTTCATCCGCAATTCCCAGAAACCAACGTTCGATTCTTTCTTGGGTTTCTTTCGACAGATTTGCCATTTGGCTCATGCAAGCTCTCCCTCCACCCATGATTTTAATCCCTAGGTCGGATTTTTTCCAACCATTCTTCTTCCATCTTTCGTTTGTTTTAGGTTATCTTGAAAGGAGTTTTTCCCGCTCAACCACTTCCATCATATATTGAAGCAATTCCTCCCGCAGTTCACTCCGCTGAAGGGCAAACTCGATGGTGGTCTTGATGAAGCCCATTTTCTCTCCGACATCATAGCGGGTGCCTTCAAATTCATAGGCGTAGACCGCTTCAATTTGATTCAATTTGGAGATGGCATCCGTCAATTGAATCTCCCCCCCTGCGCCGGGTGGGAGGGTATCCAGAATTTCGAAGATCTTCGGGGTTAAGATGTAACGGCCCATGATCGCGATGTTGGAAGGAGCCTCTTCTTGTTTTGGCTTTTCTACCAGGTTGTTGATGCTGTAAAGACGCTCAAAGATTTCTTTTCCGTCCACGATTCCATAGCGGGAAACCTCATCTTCCGGAACTTTTTTTACCCCAATGATGGAAGAGCGGTAGCGTTCATATTGTTCAATCATTTGTTTAAGACAGGGTTTTTCAGCTTGAACGATATCATCCCCCAATAGGACGGCAAAGGGTTCATCTCCTACAAATTTCCGTGCGGACCAGATGGCGTGTCCCAGACCCTTCGGCTCCTTTTGGCGGATGTAGTGGATATCGGCGAGGTGGGAAGGCTTCCGCACCTCCTCCAAAAGGTCGTATTTCCCTTTTTCCATCAGATTTTGTTCCAATTCCTGCGAGTAGTCGAAATGATCTTCGATCGCCCTTTTTCCCTTACCGGTAACGATGATGATATCTTCAATCCCCGAGGCAACGGCTTCTTCGATGATGTATTGGATCGTCGGTTTGTCGACGATGGGGAGCATCTCCTTCGGCATCGCCTTGGTGGCGGGAAGGAAACGGGTTCCCAGTCCGGCGGCTGGAATAATCGCTTTGCGAACGATCATCTTTCATCCTCCTCTTTCTACTTCCCATTATTTTCCTAAGGCAAACATGAGCTCACCGTCGGCCACCAGCTTTTCACCGACGTATGCTCTCCCTTCCCCTTTTCCGATGCTTCCTTTAAGCCGTGTGATCTCCACCTCCAAGCGAAGCGTATCCCCCGGACGAACCGGATCCCGGAAGCGGAAGCGGTCAATACCGGCGAAGAAAGCGAGTTTTCCCCGATTTTCTTCTTTGATCAGGATCGCAAAGGCTCCGACTTGGGCAAGGGCCTCCACGATGAGGACGCCGGGCATGACGGCATATTGGGGAAAATGTCCTTGGAAAAAGGGCTCATTCATCGATACACATTTGACCCCAACCGCTCGGACGCCTGCCTCCACCTCTAAAATTTTGTCGATCAGGAGAAAAGGAGGGCGATGGGGAATCACTTCTTTGATTTCCTCGATTTGATACATCCTATTCACCCCTTCTCTTTAGTTTACCATATCGGCCCATTTTTGTCCCGAAAAAGTAAAATCCCCCTCGCGAACGAAGGGGATTTTCCATACATGGAAGAAGTGCTCAGCCAAAGATGAGAGCGAAAAGATGGGTCCATGTTTCAATAGAGAAGATGTCGCCCACGGGACTCTTTCCCAAGATCCCGTAGCCGATCATCATGCCGATCAGCATGGAAGCGAAGAGCATCAAGACGATGATGGTGATCTTCGCAGAGAGGGGCAGGGCGTCTCCTTTATTCTTCCCTTTGACGCCATTCTTCGAATGGGCGGACAAATGCGTTTCCCTTTCCTTTCCGAAATCCTTTCCAGGCACACTGAAGTCTCCCTTCTCACAAGGGTCCGATTTGATTAGACTAACCTGATTTTATCATGTTAGGGATGAAAAGCAAGGATTCGTCAGGAATTCGATCTGTGAACCATCTATCTGCGAGCCATCTCGTTGGCCAAGCCCAGCATCTGATCGGTCATCTGCAAGGAACGGGAGGTAAGCTGCAGGTGGCGCTCCGATTCGATGAGGGAAGTCATCTCTTTCGTCAGGTCCACGTTGGAGGCTTCCAAAGCGCCTTGATGAATGGCAAATCGCTCCGGTGCGTCGTTCAAGAGAAGCGGAGCTTGTCCGGCAGGCGGAGGGGCTTGTCTCGCCTGCTGTTGAACAGGGTACGCCCAGAGGTTATTGCCGAGGTGCCCCATCTCCTGCAAATTGGGAATAGAATAGACGGCAATTCGTTCATAATTCGGTTCCTCATGCCCATCGGGAAAGATCTGCACCAAGGTCCCATCTCTTTCCACACGGAAACGGTTCCCTGCAGCAATCGCCACCGGATTGTCGAATTCGTCCAATAGAAACTCCCCGGTGGGGGTGACAAGATAGTCATTTCCATCCGCTCCGGGGGAACGGGTAAAGCGGCCTGCCCGGGTGTAATAGATGGGATCATCGTTAAGATTTCCGTTTTGGTTTTCATCCTTCCTGACCCGGAAGAAGCCCTCTCCCTCGATCATGAGGTCGGTCTCTATGCCGGTTTCCTTGCGGGTTCCTTGGGTGAAGCGGATCGGAGTGCCGGTGGTGATGATTCCGCTGCCTATCCGAATCTGCTCCGGAGTGATTCGCCCATTCGCATTGGCCTGTTCTCCGCCCGGTTGGTTGGGGAGTTGTTGATACAAGATTTCCCCAAAGGTGGTCTCCCGCGCTTTAAATCCGGTGGTGTCTACGTTGGCCACGTTGTTGGCGATGGTATCGATCCTCTCCATAAGCGCCCTCATTCCCTGATATCCTTGAATGAGTGAAAGGTCCATCCTCCTTCTCCTTTCTCATGTGAGAGTCCTCTTTCCTCTTACCCCTTTTTTCATCCGCATCGTTAAGTTAGACCCGGCCGATTTCGTTTACCGCCCGATCCAGCGTCCTGTCCGCCGTCATGAGGCTGCGTTGGTTGGCCTCATAGTAACGGAGGACCTCCATCATCTCCGTCATGGTTTTGGTGAGATCTACATTGGAGCTTTCTACCGCTCCCTGTTTTACCTCATAGGTCCACCCGGCGAGAGGAGGGGCATAGAGGCTTACCGGCTGCACATTCCCCCCCTGGGCGGGAGCAAAGTAGCCCCGTTCTCCTTTTACCAATAGGTTCACATTGGGCAAGGGGGCGTTTCCGCCGAGATTGCCGGCCCCCACCCCAAAAGCGACAATCCCAAGGCGAACTTCATCGGTGATGGCAGGATCCAAAACGTCGTGCAGGATCAGCCGCCCATCGGGGGTATATTCAAGGTTCCGTCCATTCACGGGAATGGGATTCCCCTGCTCGTCCAAGACGAGGAAACCGTCCGAGGTGGTAAGTTGTCCGTCCAGATTGGTCTTGAACCGGCCATTCCGGGTGTAGTAACGGTTTCCCTGGTTATCCTCTACGGTGAAAAAGAGAACGGCCCTCTCCCCATTGGGACCTACCGGGTCTTTGGCGATCGCAAAGTCATAGGCGTTTCCCGTCTCCTGAAGGGCTCCTGTGGTAAATTGGGGAACCACCTCATGGGTGTAAACCCCGTTTTGCATCATCCCAATCCCGCTTTTTTCCCCATCCCTGATTCTTTCCATCAGCATATCCGGAAAGGCCCGGAGTACCGCTTCATCCGCCTTATATCCTGGCGTCTCGGCATTGGTTAAGTTGTTGGTCAGGATCTCCTGACGGCGCTGGCCGGCAAACATTCCTGACGCCGCCGTATAAAAACCACGGATCACGTGATTCACTCCTTTCTTTGAATGACATGTTCTCAGGTTCCTCTTCCGTGAAGTTATCCAAATTTCTTCTTTGATTGTTTCGACAAGCGGTCCAGATTTTCCAACATCAGCCCCGCCCCTCTCGCCACGCAGGACATCGGATCTTCCGCAACCATAACAGGGAGTTTCAGTTCGGTGGAGAGAAGTTGATCCAGTCCGTGGAGGAGGGCTCCTCCACCGGTAAGGACGACTCCTTTATCGATAATATCGGCAGAAAGTTCGGGAGGTGTTCGTTCCAATACGCTTTTGGCGGCCATTACAATTTCTCGGATCATCTCATCCATCGCCTCTCTTACCTCTTCCGAACGGATGGTGACGGTTTGAGGAAGACCGCTTACCAAATCTCGGCCGCGTATCTCCATCGTCTGATCGCGAGCTCCCGGAAATGCCGTCCCGATCTGAATCTTAATCTGTTCAGCCGTCCGTTCGCCGATCAGGAGTTTATATTTTCGCTTGATATATTGAGCAACGGCCATATCCAGCTTGTCCCCGGCCACTTTAATCGAAGAGGCGGTGACGATATCTCCCATGGATAATACGGCGACATCGGTTGTTCCACCGCCTATATCGATGACCATATTCCCTCCAGGCTGGAAGATGTCTAAACCGGCCCCGACGGCAGCCACCTTTGGTTCCTCTTCTAAAAAGACTTCCCGTCCTCCGCTGCGCTCCGCCGCCTCCTT
The DNA window shown above is from Thermicanus aegyptius DSM 12793 and carries:
- the galU gene encoding UTP--glucose-1-phosphate uridylyltransferase GalU produces the protein MIVRKAIIPAAGLGTRFLPATKAMPKEMLPIVDKPTIQYIIEEAVASGIEDIIIVTGKGKRAIEDHFDYSQELEQNLMEKGKYDLLEEVRKPSHLADIHYIRQKEPKGLGHAIWSARKFVGDEPFAVLLGDDIVQAEKPCLKQMIEQYERYRSSIIGVKKVPEDEVSRYGIVDGKEIFERLYSINNLVEKPKQEEAPSNIAIMGRYILTPKIFEILDTLPPGAGGEIQLTDAISKLNQIEAVYAYEFEGTRYDVGEKMGFIKTTIEFALQRSELREELLQYMMEVVEREKLLSR
- a CDS encoding O-antigen ligase family protein gives rise to the protein MSRKRKHAESTLNPAEHHIENHMASGNSAKKKPTQNIHFGNPTRKSPPGASSIHHSVGRTGYYLISLYALALLIIPYFRGLFFDQDMIYADVILTGLSLLVLGIYWKKGTEELFQTPLPYLVFGILLVYFLSAFQGIVPALAYDEAFRWVTYFLTFLALILLLNEETKPFLFHGLLLSMLWVSLFGLFAQFGLVSFQDAILGNRISSVLQYPNTLAAVVAALMIGTLFHLSGKADRFTPVHSKPDPGSILSFLYALFLPALLFIFIYSQSRAAWLLFPIVWFLALFFLSLRRQLHFVLSTLLLGAVSLPLLPVYDQYVKEKNALFLLLLLGAGFLYALLSLGLAWLLKRWEKAPRGRVGRFLLPAFLLLAGIGSFTLIQTPAFVELLPDTIKGRLSDINLTTRSVAERGTFYEDSIALFKEHWLIGAGGNAWKGLFLKYETLPYYSSQTHSFAMKILVDTGVVGTLLFLTFFGILLYTLFRVLRKENFSDAVLYRIGLPFVTGMMLFLHSLVDFDMSYGYYALLFISCLALLYSEGRRERVELRFPFLTEYKRRAYVQGAKISFLLLAFIPAFFMLLYAYAESIPMSGLSAAQALANVERKISLKPVSVDYRLMRMDLLGQKSRRNGGEELVREGMAEGERILALDRYNTQTYLKVASFFGQYGDGIKALEYTEKGLENGKWFLPAYEQYISFATQVAILHFQNGKKEEGLSLLREVAARLTEIERKRGILDQQIESQRYPEFAFTEPIRRYGGQALILLGQSEKGTALLDPLKGSGDPATKADAFLWLSIAKEKLGQANEAASLLEEGKKIDPQIEEKRAEMFKIVDAVKK
- a CDS encoding rod shape-determining protein, with protein sequence MFGKDIGIDLGTANVLIYIRGKGIVLDEPSVVAIDQNTGQVLAVGEEARRMVGRTPGNIVALRPLRDGVIADFEVTETMLKHFLNKIGVKGFFIRPRILICAPTNITSVEKKAIKEAAERSGGREVFLEEEPKVAAVGAGLDIFQPGGNMVIDIGGGTTDVAVLSMGDIVTASSIKVAGDKLDMAVAQYIKRKYKLLIGERTAEQIKIQIGTAFPGARDQTMEIRGRDLVSGLPQTVTIRSEEVREAMDEMIREIVMAAKSVLERTPPELSADIIDKGVVLTGGGALLHGLDQLLSTELKLPVMVAEDPMSCVARGAGLMLENLDRLSKQSKKKFG
- the fabZ gene encoding 3-hydroxyacyl-ACP dehydratase FabZ, with protein sequence MYQIEEIKEVIPHRPPFLLIDKILEVEAGVRAVGVKCVSMNEPFFQGHFPQYAVMPGVLIVEALAQVGAFAILIKEENRGKLAFFAGIDRFRFRDPVRPGDTLRLEVEITRLKGSIGKGEGRAYVGEKLVADGELMFALGK
- a CDS encoding flagellar hook-basal body protein, whose amino-acid sequence is MIRGFYTAASGMFAGQRRQEILTNNLTNAETPGYKADEAVLRAFPDMLMERIRDGEKSGIGMMQNGVYTHEVVPQFTTGALQETGNAYDFAIAKDPVGPNGERAVLFFTVEDNQGNRYYTRNGRFKTNLDGQLTTSDGFLVLDEQGNPIPVNGRNLEYTPDGRLILHDVLDPAITDEVRLGIVAFGVGAGNLGGNAPLPNVNLLVKGERGYFAPAQGGNVQPVSLYAPPLAGWTYEVKQGAVESSNVDLTKTMTEMMEVLRYYEANQRSLMTADRTLDRAVNEIGRV
- a CDS encoding asparaginase yields the protein MYRTALVHVYRGGQIESSHDGHIAVVNSDGKLLYSYGDPFRITFARSSSKPMQAIPVVESGAVDAFGLDEADLSLICASHSGEERHTTRVLKILAKAGLGEENLRCGPHIPRDEEAYKKAVLEGRSLTPVYNNCSGKHAGMLITAKHLGEPLESYLELSHPVQQRNLAVIGELSGYPKENIGIGVDGCGVPTFAMPLYYWGVAFAQMAKPTRQKAERAEAIRRIADAMVAHPEMVAGMKRFDTDLMKAAQGRLIGKAGAEGVFFLGDRQEGISVVMKVEDGNGRAVPPVILSVIRQLGLLDQEGEDRLVEYRHPPIKNTRGENVGYLIPAFTL
- a CDS encoding phospho-sugar mutase, translated to MANLSKETQERIERWFLGIADEELYQELKALSPEELNERFYRYLEFGTGGMRGELGVGTNRMNRYTVLRATEGLARYIEKVGPEAKNRGVVLSHDSRHKSRPFAEESALLLNRHGVKAYLFDDLRPTPELSFAVRELKAVAGIMITASHNPPEYNGYKVYWEDGGQIPPMIADALMKEIDRVEDELSLKPLSKEEAIKEGLLVSIGKELDERYYARLQELVLQPDMIRRHGEALTIVYTPLHGTGNRPVREILSRVGFSRLHVVKEQELPDPDFHSVKSPNPEERAAFTLAIEEAKRLGADLILGTDPDADRVGAVVQDRSGEYVVLTGNQTGALLLHYLLSERQKKGDLPKNGVVIKTIVTSELGRAIASSYGIETLDVLTGFKFIGEKIKEFEETGEKKFLFGYEESYGYLVGDFVRDKDAVQACLLIAEMALSYKRQGKTLYDALLDLYKKYGTYREGLVSITLKGLEGSERIKKIMSSLREHPVEEAAGLSVQIISDYKKGITYHLKEGREEATGLPLSDVLRYTLEGGSWFAVRPSGTEPKIKIYFGTVADDLTTAENLLEALKTDVMARIQV
- a CDS encoding DNA-directed RNA polymerase subunit beta, translated to MPGKDFGKERETHLSAHSKNGVKGKNKGDALPLSAKITIIVLMLFASMLIGMMIGYGILGKSPVGDIFSIETWTHLFALIFG
- a CDS encoding WecB/TagA/CpsF family glycosyltransferase codes for the protein MDLPTQPLFHIPFAAVRFHEMVNLLIRQVEEREGDLEKSYRDASSLVHSPLRVITGNPEMVMLSRKEKRFQGILTGEGRVIVPDGIGIILAGKLLGRPYPERIAGFDLMTELFRFGAEREWRVYLLGSTPEGIEKARKTIEGKYPRLLVRAHHGYFKKEEETKILEEIASFQPHLLFAGLGVPKQEYWLEEHLRHLPVALGMGVGGSFDVLAGKVKRAPLLWQRMGVEWLYRLIQEPWRWKRMTALPRFLFLVVGERLRGSISHDRP
- a CDS encoding flagellar hook-basal body protein, whose translation is MDLSLIQGYQGMRALMERIDTIANNVANVDTTGFKARETTFGEILYQQLPNQPGGEQANANGRITPEQIRIGSGIITTGTPIRFTQGTRKETGIETDLMIEGEGFFRVRKDENQNGNLNDDPIYYTRAGRFTRSPGADGNDYLVTPTGEFLLDEFDNPVAIAAGNRFRVERDGTLVQIFPDGHEEPNYERIAVYSIPNLQEMGHLGNNLWAYPVQQQARQAPPPAGQAPLLLNDAPERFAIHQGALEASNVDLTKEMTSLIESERHLQLTSRSLQMTDQMLGLANEMARR